The genomic stretch ACTGCACCCGGTTCAGCAGGCGTTCTGGGAGCACGACGCGTATCAGTGCGGCTTTTGCACGTCCGGGCAGATGATGAGCGCAGTGGCAATACTTCGCGATCCGAACATTCCCGCCGACGATGCCAGCGTACGCGAAGCGATGAGCGGCAACATCTGCCGCTGTGCGGCCTACAAGAACATTCTGGCAGCGATCCAGTCTGCCCGCGCCAAGATGAAGGAGTTGCCTGATGCGTAACTTCGACTATGCACGTGCAGACTCCGCCGCGCAGGCCGTCAGCCGGCATGCCCACGGCGGTCAAACTTCATATCTAGCCGGCGGCACGACGCTACTGGATCTGGTCAAGCTGGACGTAGTGCGTCCGGACCGACTGGTCGATATCAACCGGCTGCCGCTCAAGCAGATCGAACCCCTGCCCGATGGCCGTTTGCGAATCGGCGCGCTGGTGACGAACACGGACCTCGCGCGGCATCCGCTGGTGCGCGAGCGCTATCCGGTGCTGTCGCAGGCGATCCTGGCCGGCGCGTCGACCCAGTTGCGCAATAAGGCCACGACGGCCGGCAACGTCATGCAACGCGTACGCTGCAACTACTTCCGTGACGGCCTATCGCCATGCAACAAGCGCGAGCCAGGCTCGGGGTGCGCGGCGATCGGCGGACACAACCGCAGCGTACATGCGGTGCTCGGCACAAGCGATCACTGCATCGCGACGCATCCATCGGACATGTGCGTGGCGATGACGGCAATCGGCGCCCGGATCACCATGCAAGGACCGCAGGGATCGCGCGAGATCGACTTCGCCGGCTTTCATCTGCTGCCGGGCGATACGCCCTGGAAGGAACACGCGCTGCAACCGCACGAGTTGATCACCCACGTCACGCTGGATGGGCCGCTTGCCGGAAGCAAGTCCGGTTATCTCAAGCTGCGCGATCGCGCGTCGTACCAGTTCGCGCTGGCATCGAGCGCGGTCATCGTCGTACTGGAGGGACGGCGTATCCGCGAGGCGCGTATCGCGATGGGCGGTGTCGGTACCAAGCCGTGGCGCGCCCGCGAGGCCGAGGCGTCGCTCGCGGGACAGGTTGCATCGATGGATGCTTACGCACGTGCAGCGAGCATCGCGTTCCGGGATGCTCGTCCGTACGCGCACAACGCGTACAAGGTGCCGCTCGGTCAGCAGGCCATCGTTCGCAATCTGCGCGACCTCACTGCCCAGGATATCTCATGAGCGCCCCGATCATCGGCACTCCGCACAAACGTATCGATGGCCGCCTCAAGGTGAGCGGCAAAGCGCTTTACGCTGCTGATCATCCGGTCGGCGGCATGCTGTACGCGTATGGCATCTACAGCACGATCGCCTGCGGCAAAATCCAGGCGATCCACGACGACGAGGCCCGGCGCATGCCGGGCGTCGTGAACGTCCTGCATCACGGCAATATCCTGAAGCTGCATCGGACGCCCGACGCGCCGCTGAATTTCGCCGAAATCCTTTCGTCCGGGAAAGTGGACGAACACCGGCTGCCTTTCGAGGACGACCAGGTCTATTATCCGGGTCAGTTCGTGGCACTGGTCGTTGCGGATACGTTTGAGCATGCGCGCGCAGCGGCGTATCGCGTGAAAGTGGACTACGTTGTGGCCGACGCGGTGAAGAGTCTTGCGCAGGCGCTCGATGCGCACGGCTCGCGTAGAGGTCCGCGCGGGCATTCTCGCGGCAATTCGGAGGCTGGCTTCAATGCGGGCGCGCATCGTCTGGAGCAGACCTATACGACGCCGGTCGAAACGCACAATCCGATGGAGATGCACGCGACGACCGCTTACTGGCAAGCGGGGCGGCTGATCGTCTACGAATCGAGTCAGGGCGTGCTCAATCATCGCAATGTGCTTGCCAATGTGTTCGACCTGACCGCGGATCAGGTGGAGGTGCACGCACCGTTCGTTGGCTCCGGTTTCGGCAGCAAACTCTGGCCGTGGCCGCACTCAGTCGCGGCCTGTGCGGCGGCCCGGATGACCGGCCGGCCAGTGCAACTCGTCGTGCCGCGCGCGCAGATGTTTACGACGGTCGGCCACCGGCCCGAAACGATCCAGCACGTGAAGCTCGCGACCGACACCGCCGGCAGACTGGTCGCGATCAGCCATGAGTCGTACAACAGCACCTCGACCGTCGACGACTACACCGAGGCATGCGGCGGCATGACCAGGAGTCTGTACTCGTGTCCAAACGTGCTGGTCACGCATAACCACAGCGCCGTCAACCGCGGCACGCCCACCTCGATGCGTGCGCCCGGAGCGGCGCCTGGCCTGTTTGCGCTGGAATCGGCCATCGATGAAGTGGCGCTCGCCATTGGCATGGACCCGCTGGCCTTCCGTCAACTCAATCTGTCTACGCTCGACGAAAGCAGCGGGCTGCCGTGGTCGAGTAATCATCTGCCGGAGGCGATGACGCGCGCGGCCGAGCGCTTCGGCTGGCATCGACGCAATCCGGCTGTCGGTTCGATGCGCGAGGGCGACGAGATCATCGGCTACGGGATGGCTGCGTGCAATTGGGAAGCCTACCGCGTGCCTACGGAGGCGCGTGTGACGTTGCGTGCCGACGGCACGGCGCTCGCACAGTGCGGTTTGCAGGACATCGGGACAGGGACGTATACGATCGTCGCGCAGACCGTTAGCGAGCTGACCGGCCTGCCGCTGGAAAAGGTCGAGGTCGAACTGGGCAGTTCGTCGTTTCCGGCCGGACCCGTGTCGGGCGGATCGTGGGCGACGGCCAGCGCGATGTCGGCGATCGCCGGGGCGACGCGTGAAGCGCTCAAGCACTTGAAGCAATACGCCGTTGCAGAGTCAGGCCCGTTTTCGGGCGTCAAACCGGACTCGCTTGTCGTGGGGCACGGCGCGCTTTCGGAAGGTAACAAGCAGGTTTCATTCGCCGACATCCTGGCGAGCCAGCGTCTCGCCCGCGCGGAAGGCTGGTATCACAGCGAGGCGGCCGACATGTCCCGCTATTCGTTCAGATCGTTCGGCGTGCACTTTGTCGAGGCTCGATGGGATCCCGGCATTTCCCGGCTGCGCGTGGCACGGGTGGTCAGCGCAATCGACGTCGGCAAGGTGGTCAATCCGTTGGCGGCCCGCAATCAGGTGGAAGGCGGCATTGTGATGGGCATCGGGATGGCGTTGTTCGAGGCGGCCGAATACGATTCGCGCAACGGACTGCCTGCGAACAACAACTACGCGGAGTACATCGTCCCAGTGCACGCGGACCAGCCGGAGATCGATGTGATCTTGCTCGACTATCCCGACTACCATCTGAGCGAATTCGGTGCACGTGGTATCGGCGAGATCGGTGTGACCGGCCTGGCGGCTGCGGTCGCGAACGCTGTTTATCATGCAACCGGCAAACGGATACGCAATCTTCCAGTCACGCTGGACAAGCTGATGGACGACGTGCCGGCGACATTCGGGGCGGATTGACCGCTATATTATGTAAGCTCATCCTCGCTTCCATAACCACCGGGTTCACGCCAATGCCCTCCTCCATCAGGAACTCGCTCGTCTGGATTTTCGAAGCATTCGAGCGCGATTCAACCTACATGCGCAAGAGGATGTTCGGCAGCGATGCCGCATACATCGATGGCCTGCTGTGTCTGGTTGTCGCCGATCGCGACGAGCCGTGGAATGGCTTGCTCGTGTGCACATCGCAAGAACGCCACGCTGCGCTCATTGACGAAATGCCCGCTTTGCAGCCGCATCCTGTGTTGGGCAAATGGCTTTATGTACCGCAAGACGATCCGGCGTTTGAATCCACCGCCGAAAAAATGACGAAGCTCGTACTCGCGCGCGACTGGCGCGTGGGCGTCGAGCCCAAGCCACGCAACCCAAGACGTAAGGCAAAGTTGGATCTTTTCTAGCACCTGCAAGCACATCTCCACTCGCTGATCGACTATCGAAGCTGGCAGCGTACGCGCGAAAGCGTTGCCGGCGCGGCGAACCTTTGATGGAGCGAGCCTGCACCGACAAGAACACCCAATCAATCGCCATGGCGCCCGAGGGATCGAAAGACCATAACACCGGACCCCAGCGCGATTAACGCCAATGCGATGGCAAATGCGATTGTCCGCAGGCTTCCTATACTCCACCATCTTTGACGCGCGTTCATGGTCGTCTCCTAAGGGAAATGCCGTGACGCGCCTCCTTGCAGCGCTCCCGCTAGTACAGTCTCACCGCTACGCTGGCGGTGTGAATGTTCCGCACGTGCGACAAGTCGCCGACGTTGGGCGGGGACATTGGTGTGAACAACTTAAGCGCGAGTTCCGACTTCCACTTCCTGTGCGGTCCAGCCGGCAACGCGATCGCTAAGCGTCAAACCGAGCCCCGGGCGAGTCGGCACCATCATCCGGCCATTGCGGGTCTCGAGCCGCTCATTGAACAACGGCTCGAGCCACTCGAAGTGTTCGACCCACGGCTCGCGCGAATAGCAGGCTGCAAGGTGCACGTGAAGCTCCATCGCAAAGTGAGGCGCCAGCATCAGTCCCGCGTGGTCGGCTAGCGTCGCCACCTTCAGGAACGGGGTGATACCGCCGACGCGAGGCGCGTCCGGCATCAGATAATCAGCCGAGCGCTGGCGGATGAACTCCCAATGCTCTGAAACGCTAGTCAGCATCTCGCCCGTCGCAATCGGCGTGTCGAACTGCGCGGCGAGCGCCGCGTGGCCCTCGGCGTCGTAGCAGTCGAGTGGCTCTTCGATCCAGATCAGGTTGAACTGCTCGAACGTGCGGCACATGCGCTGCGCTGTGGGCCGGTCCCATTGCTGATTCGCATCGACCATCAGCGGGAAGATGTCGCCCAGATGCTTGCGGACGGTTTGCACGCGATGAATGTCCAGCGCACAGTCGGGCTGGCCCACCTTCAGCTTGATACCGCCGATGCCCTTCTCACGCGACGCATCCGTATTCGCCAGCAACTCCTCGAGCGGCGTGTGGAGAAAGCCACCCGACGTGTTGTAGCAACGCACGGAATCGCGGTGTGCGCCGAGCAGTTTGGCGAGCGACAGGTTTGCTCGCTTTGCTTTCAGATCCCATAGCGCAACATCGAATGCGCCGATCGCCTGTGCGGCCATGCCGCTGCGTCCAACCGAGGCGCCCGCCCACGCAAGCTTGTCCCACAGCCGGGCGATGTCGCTCGGGTCTTCGCCGAGCAATACGGGCGCAATCTCTTTTGCGTGGGCAAACTGACCCGGCCCACCGGCGCGCTTCGAATAACTGAAACCGAGACCGCGATGACCGTCGGCCGTTTCGATCTCGACGAACAGGATGACAATTTCCGTCATCGGCTTCTGGCGACCCGTCAGGACTTTGGCATCGCTGATGGGGTTAGCCAACGGGAGAATGGTCGATGCAATACGAATCCATTTGATCTGGTCATTTGACGCGCCAGAAGCGAGGGAGCTGGTAGCGATCATGAACGTTATCCTTTGCGAGAGAGCTTGATTCACGGCGTCAGTTGCCGTGGCGTGGGTTCAAGGCGGTAACAGGCGCGCCCTTGGGCGAAGTCCCGTCGGACTCCCCCTCCTCCAGGCGTTTGAGCTTGCCGACAATGAACAGATACGAGAAAGCGCCGAGCAGCGAGAGCGCCGCGACATAGGTGAGTGCGACCTCGAACGAACCAGTGCTCTTGATCATCCAGCCGATGGCCAGCGGCGTAACGATGCTCGCGAGGTTGCCGCAGAGATTGAAGATGCCGCCGCTGATGCCCATCGCGTGTTTCGGCGAGACGTCGCCGACGATGCACCATCCGAGATTGCCGACGCCCTTCGCGAAGAAAGCAAGCGACATCACGAGGATCACGGTCGTGGTCGAGTGGATGTAGTTCGCCGCGACGATCGTGCTTGACAACACGAGGCCGGTGATGATCGGCGTCTTTCGTGCTGCCGTAAGACTGAATCCACGCTTGAGCATCCAGTCGGACCACAGCCCCCCGATCAGGCCTCCGAGGCACCCAGCCACCGCGGGTATCGCTGCAGCGACGCCGACCTTGAGAATCGACATACCCTTGGCTTCGATGAGGTACGTGGGAAACCACGTCAGGAAGAACCAGGTAATCGACGTGAGACAGAACTGACCGATGTAAACCCCGATCATCATGCGGTTAGCCGCAATCGACTTGATCTCGCGCCATTTGAACGGTCGCGGGGTGTCGCCCATGGTTGGAAGTCCGCCACCAGCTGCGATGTATTCCAACTCGGCCGCGTTGACGCGGTGGTCGCGCTGCGGCTCCCGCACAGACTTCAACCACCACAGTCCGATCAGCACGCCTAGCGCGCCCGTCGTGAAGAACACGTAATGCCAGCCCCACCTGCTGACCGTATAGGTCATGACCGGAGTAAAGACAGCCAGCGCGAAATACTGCGCCAACTGGAAGATGGACGTTGCGAGGCCGCGCTCCGCGCTTGGAAACCACATCACCGTGAGCCGGCTGTTACACGGAAAGGCCGGCGACTCAGCCGCGCCCATCAGGAAACGCAATGCGAACAGCGCAACGAACGCGGACGCGAACAGATGCACGTAGCCCTGCACAAAAGTCAGCGCCGACCAGACGATCAGGCTCAGACCAAGCACGACCCGCGCACCGAATCGGTCCAGGATCAGGCCGCCAGGAATCTGCATGCCCGTGTACGCCCACCCGAACGCGGAAAACGCAATGCCCA from Paraburkholderia sp. IMGN_8 encodes the following:
- a CDS encoding xanthine dehydrogenase family protein subunit M, which gives rise to MRNFDYARADSAAQAVSRHAHGGQTSYLAGGTTLLDLVKLDVVRPDRLVDINRLPLKQIEPLPDGRLRIGALVTNTDLARHPLVRERYPVLSQAILAGASTQLRNKATTAGNVMQRVRCNYFRDGLSPCNKREPGSGCAAIGGHNRSVHAVLGTSDHCIATHPSDMCVAMTAIGARITMQGPQGSREIDFAGFHLLPGDTPWKEHALQPHELITHVTLDGPLAGSKSGYLKLRDRASYQFALASSAVIVVLEGRRIREARIAMGGVGTKPWRAREAEASLAGQVASMDAYARAASIAFRDARPYAHNAYKVPLGQQAIVRNLRDLTAQDIS
- a CDS encoding xanthine dehydrogenase family protein molybdopterin-binding subunit encodes the protein MSAPIIGTPHKRIDGRLKVSGKALYAADHPVGGMLYAYGIYSTIACGKIQAIHDDEARRMPGVVNVLHHGNILKLHRTPDAPLNFAEILSSGKVDEHRLPFEDDQVYYPGQFVALVVADTFEHARAAAYRVKVDYVVADAVKSLAQALDAHGSRRGPRGHSRGNSEAGFNAGAHRLEQTYTTPVETHNPMEMHATTAYWQAGRLIVYESSQGVLNHRNVLANVFDLTADQVEVHAPFVGSGFGSKLWPWPHSVAACAAARMTGRPVQLVVPRAQMFTTVGHRPETIQHVKLATDTAGRLVAISHESYNSTSTVDDYTEACGGMTRSLYSCPNVLVTHNHSAVNRGTPTSMRAPGAAPGLFALESAIDEVALAIGMDPLAFRQLNLSTLDESSGLPWSSNHLPEAMTRAAERFGWHRRNPAVGSMREGDEIIGYGMAACNWEAYRVPTEARVTLRADGTALAQCGLQDIGTGTYTIVAQTVSELTGLPLEKVEVELGSSSFPAGPVSGGSWATASAMSAIAGATREALKHLKQYAVAESGPFSGVKPDSLVVGHGALSEGNKQVSFADILASQRLARAEGWYHSEAADMSRYSFRSFGVHFVEARWDPGISRLRVARVVSAIDVGKVVNPLAARNQVEGGIVMGIGMALFEAAEYDSRNGLPANNNYAEYIVPVHADQPEIDVILLDYPDYHLSEFGARGIGEIGVTGLAAAVANAVYHATGKRIRNLPVTLDKLMDDVPATFGAD
- a CDS encoding mandelate racemase/muconate lactonizing enzyme family protein gives rise to the protein MIATSSLASGASNDQIKWIRIASTILPLANPISDAKVLTGRQKPMTEIVILFVEIETADGHRGLGFSYSKRAGGPGQFAHAKEIAPVLLGEDPSDIARLWDKLAWAGASVGRSGMAAQAIGAFDVALWDLKAKRANLSLAKLLGAHRDSVRCYNTSGGFLHTPLEELLANTDASREKGIGGIKLKVGQPDCALDIHRVQTVRKHLGDIFPLMVDANQQWDRPTAQRMCRTFEQFNLIWIEEPLDCYDAEGHAALAAQFDTPIATGEMLTSVSEHWEFIRQRSADYLMPDAPRVGGITPFLKVATLADHAGLMLAPHFAMELHVHLAACYSREPWVEHFEWLEPLFNERLETRNGRMMVPTRPGLGLTLSDRVAGWTAQEVEVGTRA
- a CDS encoding MFS transporter, with product MATEPNTARRTNVRWFILAMIFIVTVFNYVDRATLSIAAPSMRHELGFDAFTMGIAFSAFGWAYTGMQIPGGLILDRFGARVVLGLSLIVWSALTFVQGYVHLFASAFVALFALRFLMGAAESPAFPCNSRLTVMWFPSAERGLATSIFQLAQYFALAVFTPVMTYTVSRWGWHYVFFTTGALGVLIGLWWLKSVREPQRDHRVNAAELEYIAAGGGLPTMGDTPRPFKWREIKSIAANRMMIGVYIGQFCLTSITWFFLTWFPTYLIEAKGMSILKVGVAAAIPAVAGCLGGLIGGLWSDWMLKRGFSLTAARKTPIITGLVLSSTIVAANYIHSTTTVILVMSLAFFAKGVGNLGWCIVGDVSPKHAMGISGGIFNLCGNLASIVTPLAIGWMIKSTGSFEVALTYVAALSLLGAFSYLFIVGKLKRLEEGESDGTSPKGAPVTALNPRHGN